The Ornithinibacillus sp. 4-3 region TTAATAGTCAGTTGGAATGGGAATTATCTGATAGCAGAGACTTTCGTTAGGAGGAGTTAGAATATGTGTGGAATTGTAGGTTATATTGGAACACAAGATGCCAAGGAAATTTTATTAAAAGGTCTAGAGAAATTAGAGTATCGTGGCTATGACTCTGCAGGAATGTCTTTATTAAATGAAGAAGGAAGTCATTTATTTAAAGTAAAAGGACGAATTGATGCTTTGCGTCAAACAACAGACAAAACAGTTAAATCTACAATGGGAATAGGCCATACACGTTGGGCTACCCATGGAGTTCCTAGTGTAGAAAATGCTCATCCACACCAAAGTTTATCAGGGCGTTTTTCACTGGTACATAATGGTGTGATTGAAAATTATCGTCAATTACGAGATGCATATTTACAGGATATTCCTTTGAAAAGTGAAACAGATACAGAAGTGGTTGTCCAATTAGTTGAAAAACTTTATAAAGAACAAAATAGTGTGATAGAAGCATTTCAACAAACTATTAATCTCTTAAAAGGCTCTTATGCAATAGCTTTAATCGATGAACAAGATCCTGAGAAAATTTATGTAGCAAAAAATAAAAGCCCACTTCTAGTTGGATTAGGAGACAATGATTTTAATGTTATTTCAAGCGATGCAATGGCTATGCTTCAAGTTACTGATCAATTCGTTGAGATAATGGATGAAGAAATAGTGATTGTAGAACGTAAGAACATTACTATTCAGAAGCTTGATGGCAGCAAAGTGGAAAGAGATTCATTTATAGCTGAATTAGATGCAAGTGATATAGAAAAAGGAACCTATCCTCACTTTATGTTGAAAGAAATAGATGAACAAGCACTTGTGATTCGGAAAATTATTGAAGCATACCAGGATGAACAAAAGCAAATTCAGATAGAAGACACAACACGTAATGCGTTGAAACAGGTAGATCGAATTTATATAATTGCTGCAGGAACTAGTTACCATGCGGGGCTAGTAGGAAAACAATTCATTGAAAATCTAGCACGAATTCCGGTTGAAGTGCACATCGCAAGTGAATTTGCTTACAATATGCCATTATTATCTGAAAACCCATTATTTATTTTCATTTCACAAAGTGGAGAAACTGCGGATAGTCGCTCTGTGCTTGTCCAGATTAAAGAAATGGGTTATCCAACCTTAACCATTGTTAATGTACCTGGCTCTACTTTATCAAGAATGTCAGATCATACACTATATTTACATGCAGGACCTGAAATAGCTGTTGCTTCTACTAAGGCATATACAGCACAACTGGCTGTTCTTGCTATTTTAGCAGCAGACATGGCAAACACAAAAGGTATTCAGCTTGATTTTGATCTCCTGCAGGAATTATCGATTGTATCATCAGCAATTGAAACATTATGTGACCAAAAAGAGAAGATAGAGAGCATAACAGAACACTTTTTAGCGTCAACAAGAAATTGCTTCTTTCTCGGACGCGGCATGGATTACTATGTAGGTCTAGAAGGAGCCTTAAAGCTTAAGGAAATTTCCTATATACAAGCAGAAGGCTATGCAGGTGGAGAATTAAAACACGGAACCATCGCATTAATCGAAGAGAATACACCAGTTATTGCTCTAGCTACACAGAGTTCACTGAACGATTCAATCCGTTCAAATGTAGAAGAAGTGATTGCCCGTGGAGCAAATGTTTGTGTGATTAGTACGAAAGATCTAGAAGGAGATGCAGATTCATTAATTATACCAAAAGTCCTAGAAATTTTATCCCCACTTGTATCAGTAATTCCATTACAATTGATTGCATATTATGCAGCACTTCATCGTGATTGTGATGTGGATAAACCACGTAATTTAGCAAAGAGTGTTACGGTGGAGTAAGTTTGGTGGATTAAAGTGCCTATGTAATTTGAAATGAAATTTGATAAAAACAACCCTTTAAGCTATTGTGTTCTTAAAAGGTTGTTTTTTATTCTGAAAATAAAGTGAACTAACTGTGGCATTAAAATGAAAGTACGACGTTTATAAAAATGTTGCGATGGTTTATCCCTTTGGATATGATGATTCAAAAGGGTATTTTAACGGAAGACACTTATGCAACAAATGAACCATTTAACTGAATAATTGTTAAGGATAAAGAGGGAAAGAAGGGTTGTATTATCATGACCAATACTGATACAGCATTAAGGGATAATATTAGATTTCAATTTAGTATTTCTAGACAACTTCTCGAATACCATCTTT contains the following coding sequences:
- the glmS gene encoding glutamine--fructose-6-phosphate transaminase (isomerizing); this translates as MCGIVGYIGTQDAKEILLKGLEKLEYRGYDSAGMSLLNEEGSHLFKVKGRIDALRQTTDKTVKSTMGIGHTRWATHGVPSVENAHPHQSLSGRFSLVHNGVIENYRQLRDAYLQDIPLKSETDTEVVVQLVEKLYKEQNSVIEAFQQTINLLKGSYAIALIDEQDPEKIYVAKNKSPLLVGLGDNDFNVISSDAMAMLQVTDQFVEIMDEEIVIVERKNITIQKLDGSKVERDSFIAELDASDIEKGTYPHFMLKEIDEQALVIRKIIEAYQDEQKQIQIEDTTRNALKQVDRIYIIAAGTSYHAGLVGKQFIENLARIPVEVHIASEFAYNMPLLSENPLFIFISQSGETADSRSVLVQIKEMGYPTLTIVNVPGSTLSRMSDHTLYLHAGPEIAVASTKAYTAQLAVLAILAADMANTKGIQLDFDLLQELSIVSSAIETLCDQKEKIESITEHFLASTRNCFFLGRGMDYYVGLEGALKLKEISYIQAEGYAGGELKHGTIALIEENTPVIALATQSSLNDSIRSNVEEVIARGANVCVISTKDLEGDADSLIIPKVLEILSPLVSVIPLQLIAYYAALHRDCDVDKPRNLAKSVTVE